In one window of Oryza sativa Japonica Group chromosome 9, ASM3414082v1 DNA:
- the LOC4346657 gene encoding THO complex subunit 3, which yields MEGKEDDRRRGGGGGSSTPGMNLKNLVSREYFGHKKKVHSVAWNCLGMKLASGSIDHTARVWSIDPHGHSKVKDIELKGHTDCVDQLCWDPKHPDTVATAAADKSIRLWDARSGKCQVVELSGENINITYKHGGTQIAVGNKEDELTIVDVRKLKALHKFKFNYEINEIAWNKTGDLFFITTGLGNVEVFGDPSLDDTLHVVGKLNAHTAGCYCIGMDPLDRYFAVGSADSLVSLWDVKELLCIKTFTKLEWPVRTVSFNHTGEFLAYASEDPFIDIANVQTGRSIHQIPCKAAMNSVEWNPKYNLLAYAGDDKNKYQADEGVFRIFGFEST from the exons ATGGAGGGGAAAGAAGACGACagacggcggggcggcggtggcggaagcTCGACGCCGGGGATGAACCTGAAGAACCTGGTGTCGAGGGAGTATTTCGGCCACAAGAAGAAG GTGCACTCTGTAGCATGGAACTGCCTAGGCATGAAGCTTGCTTCAGGCTCTATTGATCATACTGCACGTGTATGGAGTATCGATCCCCATGGCCAT TCCAAGGTTAAAGACATTGAATTGAAAGGCCACACAGATTGTGTAGATCAGCTCTGCTGGGATCCGAAGCATCCTGATACAGTTGCTACAGCAGCTGCTGACAAGTCAATTCGCCTCTGGGATGCACGGA GTGGAAAATGTCAAGTCGTCGAACTTAGTGGAGAAAACATCAATATCACTTATAAACATGGTGGTACTCAAATAGCTGTTGGAAACAAG GAGGATGAGTTGACAATAGTGGATGTTCGGAAGCTAAAAGCCCTTCACAAATTTAAGTTTAATTATGAG ATAAATGAGATTGCATGGAACAAAACTGGAGATTTATTCTTCATCACTACTGGACTTG GAAATGTTGAGGTATTTGGTGATCCTTCCCTTGATGACACCCTTCATGTGGTTGGCAAATTGAATGCTCATACAGCGGGTTGTTATTGCATTGGAATGGATCCCCTTGATAG GTATTTTGCTGTTGGAAGTGCAGATTCACTTGTCAGTCTTTGGGATGTCAAAGAGCTCCTTTGCATTAAAACCTTTACCAAACTCGA GTGGCCTGTAAGAACAGTTAGCTTCAATCATACTGGAGAGTTTCTTGCATATGCTAGCGAAGATCCCTTCATTGACATT GCCAATGTTCAAACTGGACGATCGATTCATCAGATTCCATGCAAGGCAGCTATGAATAGTGTTGAATGGAACCCCAAGTACAACCTCCTGGCTTACGCAGGAGACGACAAGAACAAGTACCAGGCTGATGAAG GTGTTTTCCGAATATTTGGCTTTGAAAGCACATAA
- the LOC4346658 gene encoding E3 ubiquitin-protein ligase WAV3, with protein MAGRCAGGGDGGGEGMLARLRRAAARRIGLSCASFFSHAATSPSPPPKTISCSALNAPADSTDEDQEKLEEPTSTRMADKNLCAICLEPLSTGSVDIDNGDRPAIFTSQCSHSFHFLCIASNIRHGNVTCPICRAQWSQLPRDLKVPPLLQNNQSDPILRILDDNIATSRFNRRSSIRAARYNDDDPVEPYTLTEHVDPCLRFALIPSPVAAHHHALGHYPCGRVMPLQQHCQYSSSSMLSPPQIASPSGQRRAYLSVSLAPQPAMDLVLVASPNGPHLRLLKQAMALAVFSMRAIDRLAIVTNATTATRAFPLRRMSSHGKRMALQVIEHLCCVGGTDPVGALQKGLKILEDRAHQNPSSCILHLSDHPIRSCFGVDMNRFNIPVHQFHVGLGFGVQNGFVMHEFEELLARLLGGVISDTQLRIGEHGGVVRLGELRGGEERRIPLDLVSDCGFILVGYSYLEGGREDQFRTGEVAVGFEEKGDNRYCGVRDAGGLSIGGERRSSCCAERWDYLDPFMARRWAKHFNVYRA; from the exons ATGGCGGGGAgatgcgccggcggcggcgacggcggcggcgagggcatgCTGGCGCGGCTGCGGAGGGCGGCAGCCAGGCGGATCGGGCTCTCCTGCGCCTCCTTCTTCTcccacgccgccacctccccttcCCCGCCTCCCAAGACC ATCTCATGCTCAGCACTGAATGCGCCTGCAGACAGCACTGATGAAGACCAGGAAAAGCTGGAGGAGCCCACTAGCACAAGAATGGCTGACAAG AATCTCTGTGCAATATGTCTGGAGCCCCTCAGCACCGGCAGCGTTGATATTGACAATGGTGACAGGCCAGCAATCTTCACATCACAATGCTCCCACTCCTTCCACTTCCTATGCATCGCCTCCAACATTCGGCACGGCAATGTTACATGTCCCATCTGCCGTGCACAGTGGTCTCAGCTGCCGCGTGACTTGAAGGTGCCACCATTGCTGCAGAACAACCAGTCTGACCCAATCCTCCGCATCCTTGATGACAACATCGCGACATCTCGTTTCAACAGAAGGTCATCCATCCGTGCTGCCCGGTACAACGACGATGATCCGGTTGAGCCTTACACCTTGACCGAGCATGTGGATCCATGCCTTCGCTTCGCTCTGATCCCATCCCCAGTGGCGGCTCACCATCATGCTCTCGGACATTACCCTTGTGGCCGTGTGATGCCACTGCAGCAGCATTGCCAGTACAGCAGCTCCTCCATGCTCTCACCGCCACAGATTGCTTCACCAAGTGGGCAGAGGCGCGCTTACCTCTCCGTCAGTCTCGCGCCACAGCCAGCCATGGACCTAGTTCTGGTTGCCAGCCCTAATGGGCCACATCTCAGGCTCCTGAAGCAGGCAATGGCGCTGGCTGTCTTCTCCATGCGCGCAATTGACCGGTTAGCCATTGTCACAAATGCCACCACTGCAACCCGCGCCTTCCCCTTGCGCCGAATGTCATCCCATGGAAAGCGAATGGCATTGCAGGTCATTGAACACCTCTGCTGTGTTGGTGGTACTGATCCTGTAGGGGCATTGCAGAAGGGCCTGAAGATACTAGAGGACCGGGCGCACCAGAACCCAAGCAGTTGCATTCTTCACCTGTCAGACCATCCAATCCGAAGCTGTTTCGGGGTCGACATGAACCGTTTCAACATCCCGGTTCACCAGTTCCATGTCGGCCTCGGTTTCGGGGTGCAGAATGGCTTTGTGATGCACGAGTTTGAGGAGCTCTTAGCGCGGTTGCTTGGCGGTGTCATAAGCGACACCCAGCTCAGGATTGGCGAGCACGGTGGAGTGGTGAGGCTAGGTGAGCTGAGGGGTGGCGAAGAGAGGAGGATCCCGCTTGACCTGGTGTCGGACTGCGGCTTCATACTTGTTGGCTATAGCTATCTGGAAGGTGGAAGGGAGGATCAGTTCAGGACAGGCGAAGTCGCTGTCGGTTTCGAAGAGAAAGGCGATAACCGGTACTGCGGGGTCAGGGATGCCGGTGGTCTGAGTATCGGCGGTGAGAGGAGGAGCAGCTGCTGCGCCGAGAGATGGGACTACCTTGATCCGTTCATGGCGCGGCGATGGGCGAAGCATTTCAATGTGTATAGGGCCTGA